A window of the Yersinia rochesterensis genome harbors these coding sequences:
- the ompF gene encoding porin OmpF: MKRNILAVVIPALLVAGAANAAEIYNKDGNKLDLYGKVDARHQFSDNKGQDGDESYVRFGFKGETQITDQLTGYGQWEYNIQANHAESQGDKGNKTRLGFAGLKFAEFGSFDYGRNYGVIYDVNAWTDMLPVFGGDSISNSDNYMTGRSTGLATYRNTNFFGLVDGLNFALQYQGKNEDGRNGIVETTDALGNVTSTTYSNLKDQNGDGFGISSTYDIGYGVNFGAGFSSSNRTDQQKRFSTAEGDKAQAWNVGAKYDANNVYLAVMYAETQNMTPYGDANDTIANKTRDIEITAQYQFDFGLRPSLGYVQSKGKDLNATRDNQDLLKYVSVGSYYYFNKNMSTYVDYKINLLDENDFTRTNGLNTDDVVGVGLVYQF; encoded by the coding sequence ATGAAGCGCAATATTCTTGCAGTAGTAATCCCTGCACTGTTAGTAGCTGGTGCAGCTAATGCAGCAGAAATCTACAACAAAGACGGCAACAAACTTGACCTGTACGGTAAAGTTGACGCCCGTCACCAGTTCTCTGATAACAAAGGCCAAGACGGCGACGAATCTTATGTTCGTTTCGGCTTCAAAGGTGAAACCCAAATTACTGACCAACTGACCGGTTACGGCCAGTGGGAATACAACATTCAGGCTAACCACGCTGAATCCCAAGGCGACAAAGGCAACAAAACCCGTCTGGGCTTTGCTGGTCTGAAATTTGCTGAATTCGGTTCATTCGACTACGGCCGTAACTACGGCGTAATCTATGATGTCAACGCATGGACTGACATGCTGCCAGTGTTCGGTGGTGATTCAATCTCCAACTCTGACAACTACATGACTGGCCGTTCTACTGGCCTGGCAACTTACCGTAACACTAACTTCTTCGGTCTGGTTGATGGTCTGAACTTTGCTCTGCAATACCAAGGCAAAAATGAAGATGGTCGTAACGGTATTGTTGAAACAACTGATGCACTTGGTAATGTAACCAGCACTACTTACAGCAACCTGAAAGATCAGAATGGCGACGGCTTCGGTATTTCTTCTACTTATGATATCGGTTACGGCGTGAACTTCGGTGCTGGTTTCTCTTCTTCAAACCGTACTGATCAACAAAAACGTTTCAGTACTGCTGAAGGCGATAAAGCTCAGGCATGGAACGTTGGTGCTAAATATGACGCAAACAACGTATACTTGGCTGTAATGTATGCTGAAACTCAGAACATGACTCCGTACGGCGATGCTAACGATACTATCGCTAACAAGACTCGTGACATTGAAATCACTGCACAATATCAGTTCGACTTCGGTCTGCGTCCATCTTTAGGCTACGTTCAGTCTAAAGGCAAAGATCTTAACGCGACTCGCGATAACCAAGATCTGTTGAAATATGTTTCTGTTGGTTCTTACTACTACTTCAACAAAAACATGTCTACCTATGTTGATTACAAAATCAACTTGTTGGACGAGAATGATTTCACTCGTACTAACGGTCTGAACACTGATGACGTTGTTGGTGTTGGCTTGGTATACCAGTTCTAA
- a CDS encoding amino acid aminotransferase has protein sequence MFEKITAAPADPILGLTDIFRADDRSHKINLGIGVYKDETGKTPVLTSVKKAEQYLLENEVTKNYLGIDGLPVFASCTQELLFGADSAIIADKRARTAQTPGGTGGLRIAADFIAHQTSAKRVWVSNPSWPNHKNIFAAAGLEVVEYAYYDAANHALDFDGLLNSLSEAQAGDVVLFHGCCHNPTGIDPTEAQWSQLAELSVAKGWLPLFDFAYQGFAKGLEEDAQGLRIFAATHQELIVCSSYSKNFGLYNERVGACTIVAANSEVADIAFSQVKAVIRANYSNPPAHGASVVATILSNPALRAIWEQELTDMRQRIHRMRQLFVNTLQEKGAKQDFSFIINQNGMFSFSGLTKEQVLRLRNEFAVYAVNSGRVNVAGMTPDNMAPLCEAIVAVL, from the coding sequence ATGTTTGAAAAAATCACTGCCGCACCTGCCGACCCTATTCTGGGTCTGACCGATATTTTCCGCGCGGATGACCGCTCTCATAAAATTAACCTCGGGATCGGGGTCTACAAAGACGAAACCGGGAAAACGCCGGTGCTGACCAGCGTAAAGAAAGCTGAACAGTATTTACTGGAAAATGAAGTCACCAAGAACTATCTGGGTATTGATGGCCTGCCCGTTTTCGCCAGTTGTACTCAGGAACTGTTGTTCGGGGCCGATAGCGCAATTATTGCTGATAAACGTGCGCGTACCGCTCAAACCCCTGGTGGTACTGGTGGTTTGCGTATCGCCGCTGATTTCATTGCCCATCAAACCAGCGCCAAACGTGTCTGGGTCAGTAATCCAAGCTGGCCAAATCATAAAAATATCTTCGCCGCTGCTGGGCTGGAAGTCGTTGAATATGCATATTATGACGCAGCCAATCATGCGCTGGACTTCGATGGGTTGTTAAATAGCCTGTCAGAAGCCCAGGCTGGTGACGTAGTGCTGTTCCATGGTTGCTGTCACAACCCAACAGGGATTGACCCAACAGAAGCCCAGTGGAGCCAATTAGCCGAACTTTCAGTTGCTAAAGGTTGGTTACCACTGTTTGACTTTGCTTATCAAGGTTTTGCTAAAGGTTTGGAAGAAGATGCCCAAGGCCTGCGAATTTTTGCCGCGACACATCAAGAATTGATTGTTTGCAGCTCTTATTCCAAAAACTTCGGTTTGTACAATGAGCGTGTCGGGGCTTGTACTATTGTTGCCGCAAACAGTGAAGTCGCTGATATCGCTTTCAGCCAAGTGAAAGCCGTTATCCGCGCTAACTATTCCAATCCACCAGCTCACGGTGCCTCTGTGGTTGCCACCATTTTGAGTAACCCAGCGCTGCGTGCTATTTGGGAACAAGAACTGACTGATATGCGCCAACGCATTCACCGTATGCGTCAGTTGTTTGTTAATACTTTGCAGGAAAAAGGCGCTAAGCAAGATTTCAGCTTTATCATAAACCAGAATGGTATGTTCTCGTTCAGTGGCCTGACCAAAGAACAAGTTCTGCGTCTGCGTAATGAGTTTGCTGTTTATGCCGTAAATTCTGGTCGCGTTAACGTTGCCGGTATGACGCCAGACA